In Methylomagnum ishizawai, one DNA window encodes the following:
- a CDS encoding alpha/beta hydrolase has translation MLKHRPVPPLIAFGLLLPLWLGGCAVLPSPGPASHQAPRLARAHFTASDGAVLPVRSWLPQGEPKAVMVCLHGFNDYSRAFEPPGRYLGEHGIAVYAYDQRGFGLAPGRGRWAGIEAYTRDLAEFVAQLRKRHGKTPLYLLGESMGGAVALVALTSSQPPDADGAILSAPAVWARDTMPWYQRALLSIAARTLPELELTGSGLKVQASDNIPMLIGLGRDPWVIKATRVGAIAGLADLMDAAQQDAAKLDKPVLVLYGAKDEIIPQEPIRLMLDKLPKTTPTRIGYYEGGYHLLLRDLGAERPWADIAAWTVDHAGGLPSGADLKAAALRPEAAEAHGAWTGQGGAAVGKGR, from the coding sequence ATGTTAAAGCATCGCCCCGTTCCTCCGCTGATCGCCTTCGGACTGCTCCTGCCCCTATGGCTGGGCGGCTGCGCCGTCTTGCCCAGCCCCGGCCCGGCATCCCACCAAGCACCCAGGCTCGCCCGCGCCCATTTCACCGCCTCCGACGGCGCGGTGTTGCCAGTGCGTTCCTGGCTGCCCCAGGGCGAACCCAAGGCCGTGATGGTATGCCTGCATGGTTTCAACGATTACAGCCGCGCTTTCGAGCCGCCGGGCCGTTATCTCGGGGAACACGGCATCGCGGTCTACGCCTACGACCAGCGCGGCTTCGGACTGGCGCCGGGCCGGGGCCGTTGGGCAGGCATCGAAGCCTATACCCGCGACCTCGCCGAGTTCGTCGCGCAACTCCGCAAGCGTCACGGCAAAACGCCGCTCTACCTCTTGGGCGAGAGCATGGGCGGGGCGGTCGCCCTGGTCGCGCTGACCTCGTCCCAGCCGCCGGACGCCGATGGCGCGATCCTCTCGGCCCCCGCCGTGTGGGCGCGGGACACCATGCCCTGGTATCAACGGGCCTTGTTATCCATCGCCGCGCGCACGTTGCCGGAACTGGAACTGACCGGCTCCGGCCTCAAGGTCCAGGCCTCCGACAATATCCCCATGCTCATCGGCCTGGGCCGCGATCCCTGGGTCATCAAGGCCACACGGGTGGGTGCCATCGCCGGACTGGCCGATTTGATGGATGCGGCCCAACAGGACGCGGCCAAGTTGGACAAGCCGGTGCTGGTGCTATACGGGGCCAAGGACGAAATCATCCCGCAAGAGCCGATCCGGCTGATGCTGGACAAGCTGCCCAAAACCACCCCGACCCGGATCGGCTATTACGAAGGCGGTTATCACTTGCTGCTTAGGGATTTGGGGGCGGAACGGCCCTGGGCGGATATCGCGGCCTGGACCGTAGATCATGCGGGCGGCCTGCCTTCGGGAGCGGACCTCAAAGCCGCGGCGCTGCGACCCGAGGCGGCTGAAGCGCACGGAGCGTGGACCGGGCAAGGCGGGGCGGCGGTCGGGAAAGGGCGATGA
- a CDS encoding AMP-binding protein: MVKQGLRWLLSRLFRVRLNGIDNYHKAGERVLIVANHTSYLDPILLWVFLPDDVTFAINTQIARQWWVRPGLWFSKVFPMDPMQPLSIKALTHYVKEGRKAAIFPEGRITVTGALMKIYEGAGLIADKAGARVLPVRIDGAQYTPVSRLRGVVRQRWFPPISINILPPQAIDLPPESHGHDRRHLAGFLLSDIMSDMVFETGNHRQTLFAALLDARKIHGGGHVLLEDVQRKPLNYNRLIAQILALGEKLAAETEAGETVGLLLPNLNSTVAALFGLQIHGRVPAMLNFSTGVKQMASALTTAQIKTLVTARRFVENAKLEDTVATLATQARILYLEDLAAGIGKQDKLRALATAFTAETWYARQAHRPGADDPAVVLFTSGSEGEPKGVVLSHQNLLANREQLAARLDLNARDTILNALPMFHAFGLTAGTLLPLLNGMYTFLYPSPLHYRIIPEVAYEINATLLFGTNTFLAGYAKHAHPYDFYSVRYVFAGAEKLQADTRKLWADKFGLRILEGYGATETSPILSANTPMFYKEGTVGRFMPGVQWRLEPVAGVEGGGRLHVAGPNIMLGYLKPERPGELQPPASVFGVGWYDTGDIVHVDEEGFVTILGRVKRFAKIGGEMVSLGVIEELAARLWPGHLHAAVTVPDEKKGERIVLASQAKDAHRNALAKEAQRLGYTELYQPKAVRILKELPLLPTGKVDYPTLTAQIRADEVEA; the protein is encoded by the coding sequence ATGGTCAAACAAGGGCTGCGTTGGCTGCTATCCCGGCTGTTCCGGGTCAGGCTCAACGGCATCGATAATTATCATAAGGCCGGCGAACGGGTATTGATCGTCGCCAACCACACCTCCTATCTGGACCCCATCCTGCTGTGGGTGTTCCTGCCGGACGATGTCACCTTCGCCATCAATACCCAGATCGCCCGGCAATGGTGGGTCCGGCCCGGCCTGTGGTTTTCCAAGGTGTTCCCCATGGACCCGATGCAGCCCTTGTCGATCAAGGCGCTGACCCATTATGTGAAGGAAGGCCGCAAGGCGGCGATCTTCCCGGAAGGCCGCATCACCGTGACCGGGGCTTTGATGAAGATTTACGAAGGCGCGGGACTCATCGCCGACAAGGCCGGGGCGCGGGTGCTGCCGGTCCGTATCGACGGGGCGCAATACACCCCGGTGTCCCGCTTGCGCGGCGTGGTGCGGCAACGCTGGTTCCCGCCCATCAGCATCAATATCCTGCCGCCGCAGGCCATCGACCTGCCGCCGGAAAGCCACGGCCACGACCGGCGGCATCTGGCCGGTTTCCTGCTGTCGGACATCATGAGTGATATGGTGTTCGAGACCGGCAACCATCGCCAGACCTTGTTCGCGGCCCTGCTCGACGCCCGCAAAATCCATGGCGGCGGCCACGTCCTGCTGGAGGATGTCCAACGCAAGCCGCTCAACTATAACCGTTTGATCGCCCAAATCCTGGCCTTGGGCGAAAAGCTGGCGGCGGAGACCGAAGCCGGCGAAACCGTGGGCCTGTTGTTGCCCAACCTCAATAGCACGGTGGCGGCTTTGTTCGGGCTGCAAATCCATGGCCGGGTGCCCGCCATGCTGAATTTCAGCACCGGGGTCAAGCAAATGGCCTCGGCCCTGACCACGGCCCAAATCAAGACCCTCGTCACCGCCCGCCGTTTCGTCGAGAACGCCAAGCTGGAGGACACGGTGGCGACCCTGGCCACCCAGGCGCGGATTCTCTACCTGGAAGATTTGGCGGCGGGCATCGGCAAACAGGACAAACTCCGCGCCTTGGCGACCGCGTTCACCGCCGAAACTTGGTATGCCCGCCAAGCCCACCGGCCCGGCGCGGACGATCCGGCGGTGGTGTTGTTCACCTCGGGTTCGGAGGGCGAACCCAAGGGCGTGGTGTTGTCCCATCAAAACCTGTTGGCGAACCGCGAGCAGCTAGCCGCGCGGCTCGACCTCAATGCCCGCGACACCATCCTCAACGCCCTGCCGATGTTTCATGCTTTCGGGCTGACGGCGGGCACCTTGCTGCCGTTGTTGAACGGCATGTACACCTTCCTCTATCCCAGCCCGCTGCATTACCGGATCATCCCGGAAGTCGCCTACGAGATCAACGCGACCCTGTTGTTCGGCACCAATACCTTCCTGGCGGGCTATGCCAAGCATGCCCATCCTTACGATTTCTACAGCGTGCGCTATGTGTTCGCCGGGGCGGAGAAACTGCAAGCCGATACCCGCAAGCTTTGGGCCGACAAATTCGGGCTGCGCATCCTGGAGGGCTATGGCGCGACCGAAACCTCGCCCATCCTCTCGGCCAATACCCCGATGTTCTACAAGGAGGGCACGGTCGGGCGCTTCATGCCGGGCGTCCAATGGCGCTTGGAGCCGGTGGCGGGGGTCGAGGGCGGCGGCAGGCTGCATGTGGCGGGGCCGAATATCATGCTGGGCTATCTCAAGCCGGAGCGTCCGGGGGAATTGCAACCGCCGGCGTCGGTGTTCGGGGTGGGCTGGTACGATACCGGCGATATCGTCCATGTGGACGAGGAGGGTTTCGTCACCATCCTGGGTCGGGTCAAGCGCTTCGCCAAGATCGGCGGGGAAATGGTGTCCTTGGGCGTGATTGAGGAATTGGCGGCGCGGCTGTGGCCCGGCCATCTCCACGCCGCCGTCACCGTGCCCGACGAGAAGAAGGGCGAGCGCATCGTCCTCGCCAGCCAGGCCAAGGACGCCCACCGCAACGCCTTGGCCAAGGAAGCCCAGCGCTTGGGCTATACCGAGCTTTATCAACCCAAGGCGGTGCGGATACTCAAGGAGCTACCGCTGCTGCCCACCGGCAAGGTCGATTATCCGACCCTGACCGCGCAGATACGCGCCGACGAGGTGGAGGCATGA